GCGTGGAGAAAGGCGCACCAAGACATGACCTCTGTGCAGGTCGAGCAGCACGACAGGACGCCCGGCGAGGACGCCGCGGCCGAGGGCGGCGAGGGTTACCACCGCGCACTCGGAGCCCGCCAGATCCAGATGATCGCGATCGGCGGAGCCATCGGCACCGGCCTCTTCCTGGGCGCCGGCAAGGCCATCTCGAAGGCCGGCCCGAGCCTGATCCTGGCCTACGCCATCGCGGGCCTGGTCATCTTCTTCATCATGCGCGCCCTGGGCGAGCTGCTGATGTACCGCCCGGTCTCGGGCTCCTTCTCGGACTACGCCCGAGAGTTCCTCGGCCCCTTCTGGGGGTACGCGACCGGCTGGACGTACTGGCTCTTCTGGGTGGTCACCGGTATCACCGAGGTGACCGCGGCGGCCAAGTACATGTCGTACTGGACCCACGACAGCTTCCCGCAGTGGGCCTACGCGCTGATCTTCACGGTCATCCTCTACGCCGCCAACCTGATCTCGGTGAAGCTCTTCGGCGAGCTCGAGTTCTGGTTCTCGATGGTCAAGGTCACCGCCATCGTCGGCATGATCCTGATCTGCGCCGGCATCCTCACCGTCGGCTTCTCCGACGCGGCCGCGACCGCCTCCGTCTCCAACCTGTGGAGCGACCGCGGCTTCTTCCCCAACGGCATCGGCGAGACGCTGATGACGCTGCAGATCGTCATGTTCGCCTTCCTCGCGGTCGAGCTGGTCGGCGTCACCGCCGGCGAGTCCAAGGACCCCGAGAAGACCCTGCCCAAGGCCATCAACACCGTGCCGTGGCGCATCGCCGTCTTCTACGTCGGCGCCCTCATCATGATCATGTCGGTCATCCCGTGGTCCAACTTCAAGGCGGGCGAGA
The Streptomyces sp. NBC_01296 DNA segment above includes these coding regions:
- a CDS encoding amino acid permease, which gives rise to MTSVQVEQHDRTPGEDAAAEGGEGYHRALGARQIQMIAIGGAIGTGLFLGAGKAISKAGPSLILAYAIAGLVIFFIMRALGELLMYRPVSGSFSDYAREFLGPFWGYATGWTYWLFWVVTGITEVTAAAKYMSYWTHDSFPQWAYALIFTVILYAANLISVKLFGELEFWFSMVKVTAIVGMILICAGILTVGFSDAAATASVSNLWSDRGFFPNGIGETLMTLQIVMFAFLAVELVGVTAGESKDPEKTLPKAINTVPWRIAVFYVGALIMIMSVIPWSNFKAGESPFVLAFEKMGLGVGAAIVNFVVLTAALSSCNSGMYSTGRMLRDLALNGQGPKFFTKLTRSGTPLVGTTFSAALMLVGVWINYVAPGKAFDYVVSFATISGMWAWIMILVCQIRYRAKADRGELPQSPFRAPGAPWSSWFALLFIGMVIVMMGIDKDSRVSLYCAPLWGLILGVSYLVLKKRNPAGAAFNKADRASEPVA